From Corallococcus soli, a single genomic window includes:
- a CDS encoding Uma2 family endonuclease, giving the protein MTALQHLQPTSHSLLSALPSGWVGEILDGELVASPRPSVAPARAAFMMGVELGERLDQRRGGNGRWCFLRAPELHLGEDLLVPDLAAWRRERVAAPPEPGAAFFTLVPDWVCEVLTPATTGLDRARKLPLYARAGVSHVWLVDPVARTLEVYQRLKRGWLLTASHEDDAVVRAEPFPSVSLELGSLWLPDVAEELPRLVAVP; this is encoded by the coding sequence ATGACGGCACTCCAGCACCTTCAGCCCACCTCCCACTCCCTGCTCTCGGCGCTGCCGTCGGGCTGGGTGGGTGAAATCCTCGATGGCGAGCTGGTGGCCTCGCCTCGCCCCTCCGTGGCACCTGCGCGCGCGGCCTTCATGATGGGGGTGGAGCTGGGAGAGCGGCTGGACCAGCGTCGCGGTGGCAACGGCCGTTGGTGCTTCCTGCGCGCCCCGGAGCTGCACCTGGGCGAAGACCTGCTGGTGCCCGACCTGGCCGCGTGGCGCCGCGAACGCGTGGCCGCGCCGCCGGAGCCCGGCGCTGCCTTCTTCACCCTCGTGCCGGACTGGGTCTGCGAGGTGCTCACCCCGGCCACCACCGGGCTGGACCGTGCGCGCAAGCTGCCCCTGTATGCTCGTGCCGGTGTCTCCCACGTGTGGCTCGTGGATCCGGTGGCGCGCACGCTGGAGGTCTACCAGCGGCTCAAGCGCGGCTGGCTCCTCACCGCGAGCCACGAGGACGACGCCGTGGTGCGCGCCGAACCGTTCCCCTCCGTGTCCCTGGAGCTGGGCTCGCTGTGGCTCCCCGACGTGGCGGAGGAGCTGCCCCGGCTCGTCGCGGTGCCCTGA
- a CDS encoding tRNA modification GTPase has translation MTPPSATIVALATAPAAGAVGILRLSGPAALEVGRALAPGVPQVPTPRHAYLATFVDAAGGVLDEGLFLYFRAPQSFTGEDVVELQAHGSPRLLRLLLARTLEDARVRPALPGEFTRRAFLNGRIDLTRAEAVADLVAADSEAAVRAAAAGLSGALAERIRALEEPLRALHADLEGVLNFPDEAEGADEDAGPRVAALRSEADALRAEVGRGRLVRQGARVALYGPVNAGKSTLFNRLVGEERALVDAEPGTTRDALEARVEWDGLGVTLYDTAGLREAPGRVEALGIARTRDLLAAVDLAVLVLPPEASVEEAASWMREVGATPVLVVTGKCDAVPATLAGAGGGGTGRAAATASASPVFGTVPATGGPAGPGAPLPPPRPRVSGLTGEGVDALRTSVLTRLWGGGTPSAVALVSERHADALRRTAEALGRAEEASRVSTLEVLSGEVGLALEALGEVSGTSVSEALLDTLFQRFCIGK, from the coding sequence ATGACGCCTCCTTCCGCCACCATCGTCGCCCTCGCCACCGCGCCCGCGGCGGGCGCGGTGGGCATCCTCCGGCTGTCCGGGCCGGCCGCGCTGGAGGTGGGCCGTGCGCTCGCGCCCGGTGTCCCCCAGGTGCCCACGCCGCGCCACGCGTACCTGGCCACGTTCGTGGACGCGGCGGGCGGGGTGCTCGACGAAGGTCTGTTCCTCTACTTCCGAGCGCCCCAGTCCTTCACCGGCGAGGACGTGGTGGAGCTCCAGGCGCATGGCAGCCCGCGCCTGTTGCGGCTGCTGCTCGCGCGGACGCTGGAGGACGCGCGGGTCCGCCCTGCCCTTCCGGGTGAGTTCACCCGGCGCGCGTTCCTGAACGGGCGCATCGACCTGACCCGCGCGGAGGCGGTCGCGGACCTGGTGGCGGCGGACTCGGAGGCGGCCGTGCGCGCCGCCGCGGCCGGGCTGTCCGGGGCGCTGGCGGAGCGGATCCGCGCGCTGGAGGAGCCGCTGCGCGCGCTCCACGCCGACCTGGAAGGGGTCCTCAACTTTCCCGACGAAGCAGAGGGCGCGGACGAGGACGCGGGGCCCCGCGTCGCCGCGCTGCGCTCCGAAGCCGACGCCCTGCGTGCCGAGGTGGGTCGCGGCCGGCTGGTGCGCCAGGGCGCGCGCGTGGCCCTGTACGGGCCGGTGAACGCGGGCAAGTCCACGCTGTTCAACCGGCTGGTGGGCGAGGAGCGCGCGCTCGTGGACGCGGAGCCCGGCACCACCCGCGATGCCCTGGAGGCGCGCGTCGAATGGGACGGGCTGGGCGTGACCCTCTACGACACCGCCGGCCTGCGCGAGGCTCCCGGACGCGTGGAGGCCCTGGGCATCGCGCGCACGCGGGACCTGCTCGCGGCCGTGGACCTGGCGGTGCTCGTGCTGCCGCCGGAGGCCTCCGTGGAAGAGGCCGCGTCGTGGATGCGCGAGGTCGGCGCCACGCCCGTGCTCGTCGTCACCGGCAAGTGCGACGCGGTGCCCGCGACCCTGGCCGGCGCGGGTGGAGGGGGCACGGGGCGGGCAGCAGCGACAGCCTCCGCTTCGCCCGTGTTCGGGACGGTTCCGGCGACCGGAGGACCCGCTGGGCCCGGAGCGCCGCTCCCCCCTCCCCGGCCGCGCGTCAGCGGCCTCACGGGCGAAGGCGTGGACGCGCTCCGGACCTCCGTGCTCACGCGGTTGTGGGGAGGTGGCACGCCCTCCGCGGTGGCCCTGGTCTCCGAGCGCCATGCGGATGCCCTGCGTCGCACCGCCGAGGCGCTGGGCCGCGCCGAGGAGGCCTCGCGCGTGTCCACCCTGGAGGTCCTCTCCGGTGAGGTCGGGCTCGCGCTGGAGGCCCTGGGCGAAGTGTCCGGAACGAGCGTTTCCGAGGCCCTTCTGGACACCCTCTTCCAGCGCTTCTGCATCGGGAAATAG
- the yidC gene encoding membrane protein insertase YidC, translating into MTNDPLSPQSNDSQKRLLLALALSFAATAAYTFFFAPTPSTDVAGADAGVELAATQDAGTPAVAAVPPPGTPTGDAAGAPGEPPPPARTVDVARPEVKYAFSSEGAGLTSAVLQGVKMREQQSLSVKEGFAQLFGKEIPPPPQMNVANPVAGQPLPLAVSIEGGAPLAANTRYAVQENPTDNGGSLVFTGRQGPWEITKTVLWPREGFEFAYTLQVRNTSAQAQSGELKLHYSRAIDPEFEHAPSFFGGVGNLSRSACWVGDELHKLSPGDSPPDETRGQISYFGIDQQYFLSALYPLDGPLAGNCTLVASPTAREVSAAFPLNVASGQTATFRFGGYLGPKDPDLLLPAPGQALRTVAGLSATTYHPRLEDTVDFGIWAVVCKLLLAIMRFFYGLVGNWGFAIILLTVVVKMALLPLTYRSMVSMEAVKVLQPKMEEIRKKFAEDKERQNLEIMKLYQEAKVNPLGGCLPLLIQMPVWIALFTALRNSFEIYGEPFIGPIWRDLTYKDPTYLLPLALGVSMIITQKMQPQMMDAAQAKMMTWVMPIIFTFTLLQYPAGLSLYIFTNNVLSIGQQYGLRKWLDRKKDQSGGGTPAVVTAGGGKRK; encoded by the coding sequence ATGACGAACGACCCGCTGTCGCCCCAGTCCAACGATTCGCAGAAGCGACTGCTCCTGGCGCTCGCCCTCTCCTTCGCGGCCACGGCCGCCTACACCTTCTTCTTCGCCCCCACGCCGTCGACGGACGTGGCGGGCGCGGATGCCGGTGTGGAGCTGGCCGCCACCCAGGACGCTGGCACCCCCGCGGTCGCCGCCGTGCCGCCCCCGGGGACGCCGACCGGCGACGCCGCGGGCGCCCCCGGAGAGCCCCCGCCCCCGGCGCGCACCGTCGACGTCGCCCGTCCGGAGGTCAAGTACGCCTTCTCCTCCGAGGGCGCCGGCCTCACCTCCGCCGTGCTCCAGGGCGTGAAGATGCGCGAGCAGCAGTCGCTCTCCGTGAAGGAGGGCTTCGCGCAGCTCTTCGGCAAGGAGATCCCCCCGCCGCCGCAGATGAACGTGGCGAACCCGGTGGCCGGTCAGCCCCTGCCGCTCGCGGTGAGCATTGAAGGCGGCGCCCCGCTCGCGGCGAACACCCGCTACGCGGTGCAGGAGAACCCCACCGACAACGGTGGTTCCCTCGTCTTCACCGGCCGCCAGGGCCCGTGGGAGATCACCAAGACGGTGCTGTGGCCGCGCGAGGGCTTCGAGTTCGCCTACACGCTCCAGGTGCGCAACACCTCCGCGCAGGCGCAGTCGGGCGAGCTGAAGCTGCACTACAGCCGCGCCATCGACCCGGAGTTCGAACACGCGCCGTCCTTCTTCGGCGGCGTGGGCAACCTGAGCCGCTCCGCGTGCTGGGTGGGGGATGAGCTGCACAAGCTGTCCCCGGGCGACAGCCCCCCGGATGAGACGCGCGGGCAGATCTCCTACTTCGGCATCGACCAGCAGTACTTCCTGTCCGCGCTCTACCCGCTGGACGGGCCCCTGGCCGGTAACTGCACGCTGGTCGCGTCGCCCACCGCGCGCGAGGTGTCCGCGGCCTTCCCGCTCAACGTCGCCTCCGGCCAGACGGCCACGTTCCGCTTCGGCGGCTACCTGGGCCCCAAGGACCCGGACCTCCTGCTCCCGGCGCCCGGTCAGGCGCTGCGCACCGTGGCCGGCCTGTCCGCCACGACGTACCACCCGCGGCTGGAGGACACGGTCGACTTCGGCATCTGGGCGGTGGTCTGCAAGCTGCTGCTCGCCATCATGCGGTTCTTCTACGGCCTCGTGGGCAACTGGGGCTTCGCCATCATCCTGCTCACCGTGGTGGTGAAGATGGCGCTCCTGCCGCTCACCTACCGCTCCATGGTCAGCATGGAGGCGGTGAAGGTGCTCCAGCCCAAGATGGAGGAGATCCGCAAGAAGTTCGCGGAGGACAAGGAGCGCCAGAACCTGGAGATCATGAAGCTGTACCAGGAGGCGAAGGTGAACCCCCTGGGCGGCTGTCTGCCGCTGCTCATCCAGATGCCGGTGTGGATCGCGCTCTTCACGGCGCTGCGCAACAGCTTCGAAATCTACGGTGAGCCGTTCATCGGGCCCATCTGGCGGGACCTCACGTACAAGGACCCTACGTACCTGCTGCCGCTGGCGCTGGGCGTGTCGATGATCATCACGCAGAAGATGCAGCCGCAGATGATGGATGCCGCGCAGGCGAAGATGATGACCTGGGTGATGCCCATCATCTTCACCTTCACGCTGCTCCAGTACCCGGCCGGCCTGTCGCTCTACATCTTCACGAACAACGTGCTCTCCATCGGGCAGCAGTACGGCCTGCGCAAGTGGCTGGACCGCAAGAAGGATCAGTCCGGCGGCGGGACACCGGCGGTGGTCACCGCCGGGGGAGGCAAGCGCAAGTGA
- the yidD gene encoding membrane protein insertion efficiency factor YidD, with product MSPLAFVIALPIRFYRRFLGPLLPKACRFHPSCSTYAMQALEKHGGLKGSAFTVWRLLRCQPFHPGGFDPVP from the coding sequence ATGAGTCCACTCGCCTTCGTCATCGCACTGCCCATCCGCTTCTACCGGCGGTTCCTGGGGCCGCTGCTGCCGAAGGCGTGTCGGTTCCATCCCTCGTGCTCCACCTACGCCATGCAGGCGCTGGAGAAGCACGGCGGCCTCAAGGGCAGCGCCTTCACCGTCTGGCGCCTGCTGCGCTGCCAGCCCTTCCACCCCGGCGGATTCGATCCCGTCCCCTGA
- the rnpA gene encoding ribonuclease P protein component, which yields MMAEGAAPRVPQATGERFPKAFRLLQRREFLEVQEGGQKLPSDCLLALVQRNNRAHSRVGLTVSSKVGNAVVRARLRRVLRELFRKRRAQWPPGIDVVLVVRSSAKEASFAQVSRAFDGVTRKLQRLFPAPPVPPKEPAP from the coding sequence GTGATGGCCGAGGGAGCGGCGCCGCGGGTGCCTCAGGCAACCGGCGAGCGCTTCCCCAAGGCCTTTCGCCTGCTTCAGCGACGTGAGTTCCTGGAGGTCCAGGAGGGCGGTCAGAAGCTACCGTCCGACTGCCTCCTGGCGCTCGTCCAACGCAACAACCGGGCGCACTCCCGCGTGGGGCTCACCGTTTCCAGTAAGGTGGGCAACGCGGTGGTGCGCGCGCGTCTTCGCAGGGTGCTGCGCGAGCTGTTCCGCAAGCGCCGCGCGCAATGGCCGCCCGGTATCGACGTAGTCCTGGTCGTCCGCTCCTCGGCGAAGGAGGCTTCCTTCGCTCAAGTTTCCCGTGCGTTCGACGGCGTCACCCGTAAGCTGCAACGGCTCTTTCCGGCACCGCCCGTGCCCCCTAAAGAGCCAGCCCCATGA
- the rpmH gene encoding 50S ribosomal protein L34: protein MSKRTYQPSKIRRNRAHGFRKRNGTKSGRDVLKRRRAKGRKRLVVSSFKK from the coding sequence GTGTCCAAGCGCACGTACCAGCCGTCGAAGATCCGGCGCAATCGCGCCCACGGGTTCCGGAAGCGGAACGGCACCAAGTCCGGCCGGGATGTCCTCAAGCGCCGCCGCGCGAAGGGCCGTAAGCGTCTGGTGGTTTCGTCGTTCAAGAAGTAA